Below is a genomic region from Persicimonas caeni.
GACCCTTCGAAGCGCTGCCATCCGTCGACCTCACCTCCCACGCTGATGCGGGTCTGCTCGTCGAGCAACTCCTCGAATTTTTCGGTCTCCTCGTGCCAGACGATGACGTGGCTCACCTCGCCGCGCTCGAGGCGGTCGGCGAGGTCGTCGTCGGTCAGCAAGACCGTCGCCGGAATGGTCACCGCGCCGAGCTTCATCAGTCCGAGCATCGCCTCCCAGAGCGGCACCACGTTGGGCAGCATCAGCAGCACGCGATCACCGCGCTCGATGCCCTGATCGGCCAAAAAATTCGCCACCTGATTCGAGCGGCGGCGCATCTCGTCGAAGGTGACTTTGTGCTGCGTGCCGTCGTCGTCAATTCCCAAGAGCGCGAGCTCATCGTTGCCTTCGGCCATGGGGTCGAACCAATCGAGCGCCCAGTTGAAGGTGTCGAGTCGGGGCCACTCGAACTCGGCACGGGCGGTGTCGTAGTCCGTGCGCTGGTCGAGGAGAAGTTGGCGGGCGCGAGCGAACGAGTGGTCTTCTTGCATGCGTACGTACTCCTGTCGTCACGGCGGGAAGCATCTTCTTGTGGCGCACAAGCTACCCACGAAGGCGCGCGCGACAAGGGAGTACGCGGTCGCATCAGTTCGGCTTCGTCACTGTGGTGGTCGTCTCGTGGACGATCGCTTTGGTGTCGACGTCGAGCACATACATCTGCACGGTGTAGGTGACGCGGCGGGTCGGCGGCTCGGGCTTGGCGTCCGAGGAGACTCTCCCAGTGACGACGTAGTCGGCCTTGGCTTGCTTTCCAAACAGGGCGAGCGCGTCGAGCTCGGAGTCGGGCTCTTGCTGGAAGGCAACAGCGACGAGCTCGGAGGCGTTTTCGGGGCTGATGACACCGGACTCCGGTCGATTGACCAGCTGCGTCTCGAGCTTCATCACGATGGCATCGATCGACGCACCCACCGGAGCGTCAGTTTCGTTGGCGAAGGGAGCAAAGATGAGCAGGGGCCTGTTGCCGCTGTCGGTCTGCTGGGCCCATGTGGAGGCAAGTTCGGAGGACTCGTATTGCTCCAACAAAGTTTGGTTCAGTCGATCGAGGTCCTGACGGTCGAGCAGGAGCTCTTTGGCGCTGACCTCGTGTCGATCGCCTCCGTCGGTATCTGTCGGGCTTGTCTGCGCATTCGCGTTGGCCTGTGGAACTCGTTCGGCTTGCGTCTCGGATTGCTGATTGGCAGCGCTCGAGTCGGACGCGCATCCCGCGAGGTGCCCGATGGCCATGGCCGCGAGCGTTAAGACGACGACAGAGCGAGTGAACGGCGAGCGAACGGTCATGAGAAGACTCCTCGGAAAGTCAGTATTGGCAAAGCGGGTCGAGCGCGGATTGTATAGCGCGTCTGATGCGATGCCAACGCGACGTTCGAGAAATCAAGAGCGCGGCTCGGCGATGCGCAGCGCGACGACCTGAACGAGCAGCCAGGCCAGGCCGATCACCCAGGCGGCCAACACGTCGGTGGGCCAGTGGGCGGCGGTGGCCACGCGGCCCCAGGAGACCGAGCCGGCGAGTGCGATCCACACGAGGATGGCGACGAGTTTTTCGCCGGGACGGTCGCTGACTCTCCACCACAGGTAGCTGAGGATGCCGAAGGCGAACACGGCGTGGGCGACGTGGCCCGAGGGGAAGGCGTTGAACGCTTTGGCCGTGGAGCTCGTCGCCAAAAAGGTCGGCGAGGAGCGGCTCCAGACCCACCAGCCGGCGAAGACGATGAGCTGGGTAACCGGATAGCCAGGAAAGATGGAGAGGGCGGTGAGCGGCTTTTTTCGCCAGGCCGCCATGCCCGCAGCGAAGATCATCATCGGCCACAGCATGATCGAGTTGCCCAATACGCTCATCCACTGGGCTGCAGCAGCAGGCACGCTGTCTTCGAACCAACGCAACAGGTTCGGCTCCCAGGCAAAGTGAGTGCCGCCGGAGAGCGCTTTGACTCCGCTGGCCATGCCGCCCATCAGCACGAGGCATAGGGCAAAGCCGCCGGCAAAGACGATCAGCCAGTGCTTGGCGGCGTCCTCGGGGAGGTCGTGCCACCCCTTCAGGAAGCGGTCTTTGCAGCGGCTCAGGAACGAGGTCGCCGCCCAACGGTCATCGGTGGGGTGAGGCTGGGTGGTGGACATGGTCCGCACATCGGTTCGACGAGCTTCGACAAGGGCGAGCGTGCAGTCCCAATTGTGGGCGCGACTCACCGCCTGTCGAATCGACGCTTGCCGAAGCGGGGCTAGCCGAGCACGCTGTCGTAGAGCTTCTTGCCTGCGACGACCACCGCCAGAATGAGCGCGCCGGCGATGACCCCGAGCACACCGTCGAGCAGGATGGCGACGACGCCCGAAGCCGGCCCGGTCGCGTGGGCGATGTCGTGGAAGAGGTGGTGGATCGGCTCGATGTTGTGCGAGAAGATGCCGCCGCCGACCAAAAACATCGCGACGGTGCCCACGATGCCCAGGCCCTTCATCAGCTTGGGGGCGGCGTCGACCAGGAAATCGCCGAAGCTGCCGATGCCGCCGCCTCGCTTCGAGAGTTTGAGACCGAGGTCGTCGATTTTGACGATTCCGGCGACCAGGCCGTACACCACGAGCACGACTCCCAGGCCGACGACCGAGAGGACACCGAGTTCGACGAGGAGCTCGCTCGTCGCCTCGCTCATCCCACCGAACTGGTAGGTCTTCTCGGACAAGGGGCCTGCGATGGCGCCGAGGGCGATCACGATGATCTCGGCGGACAGGATGAAGTCCGTTCGGATGGCTCCCTTGATCTTCTTCTCTTCGAAAGCGACCAGATCGACCTTCTGGTCGCGAAACGCCTTTCGCAGGTCTTCCTTCTCGTGCTTCTCCTCCTCGTGGTGGAACAACTTGTGGTGGACTTTGTGGAAGCCCTCGTAACACAAGAAGGCACCGCCGAGCATCAACAGCGGCACGATCGCCCACGGCAGAAATGCGCTGATGAGCAGCGCGGCCGGGATGAGGATGATCTTGTTGAGCGTCGCGCCTTTGGCCACCGCCCAGATCACCGGCCACTCGCGCTCGGCGGCAAACCCGGTGACCTGCTCGGCGTTGACGGCGAGGTCATCTCCCACGAGGCCCGCCGTCTTCTTGGCGGCGACCTTGGTCATGACGGAGACGTCATCGAGGAGAGTGGCGATATCGTCGATGAGTGCGAGTAAGCTTGTGCCGGCCATGCTGCGGTCCGTTGGGTCTCAGTTGGTGAACCAGTTTCTTCGTCGGTGGGCTTTTTTATAACGGAGTGGGCCGCGACGCAAAGAGCGGGCGACGAAAAGTCGGATCACCCCGGAAAGTCGGATTAGCCAGCTGCTTCGGCCATGGCTTGGCCGGCGAGGTGGCCCGTGGTCCAGGCGTTTTGGAAATTAAATCCCCCGGTGACCCCGTCGATGTCGAGCAACTCGCCGGCGAAGTAGACGCCCGGAGTGATGCGACTCTCCATGGTGCGCATGTCGACCTCGTCGGTGGGGACGCCTCCGCAGGTGACGAACTCGTCTTTGTTGGTGCTCTTGCCGGTCACGGAGAACTCGGCGCGGGTCAGGTGGCGGCCCAGCGCGCGGCTCTTCTTTTTGGACAACTCGGCCCAGCGGCGCTCGGGATCGATCTCGGCGGCGTCGACCAGCCGCTCCCAGAGTCGCTTGGGCAGCTGGTCGAACGGCGAGCGCGAGCCGACCTGGCGCTTGCCCCAGTCGGCGCGCAGCTTGTGGAAGCGCTGCTCACAGTCGACGCCGGGGAGCCAATTGACCTGGAGATCGAAGGTGTAATCGAGCGCATGGAGCTCGCGGGCGCCCCACGCCGACAGCTTCAAGATCGCCGGTCCGCTCATGCCCCAATGCGTGACCAGCAGGGGGCCGTCGTTCGCCAACGGCTCGCCGACGACCTCGACCTCGACGTGGTCGACCGACAGGCCTTGCAGGCCCTCGATGCGCGGGTCATCGATGTGAAACGTGAACAGGGACGGCACAGGGGGGATCAACTCGTGGCCGAGGCTTCGGGCGAGGCTCGCGCCGCTCGTGGAGCGGGTGCCGCCGGTCGCCAGCAGGACGGTGCGCGTTCGGACGGTGCGTCCGTCTCGAAGCGCGAGTTCGAAGCCCTCGTCGATCGGGGTGATCGCCTCGACGCCGGCCGAGGTCCACAGCTCGACGCCGGCTCGATCGGCGGCGTCTTGAAGGCAGTCGATGACGGTTTGGGAGTCGTCGGTCGTCGGGAACATGCGCCCGTCGGCCTCGGTCTTGAGCTCGACGCCGCGCGCGGTGAACCAGCGCACCGTCTCGCGCACGCCAAAGCGGTGCAGCGGGCCGATGAGCGCCTTGTTGCCGCGCGGGTAGTGGGTGGCCATGCGCTTGGGGTCGAAGCAATCGTGGGTGACGTTGCAGCGCCCACCGCCCGAGATTTTCACCTTCTGGAGCACTCGCCGCGCGCGCTCGACGATGAGCACACGAGCCCGGCGGGGCAGGGCGTTCGCACACGTGATGGCCCCGTAGAAACCGGCGGCACCGCCGCCGATGATGATTGCGTCCCAAATGTCGGTCATAGCTGTTGAATCTCTCGCTGCATGCGCACCTGCGTCAGCGTATGGCTTAGCGAATGGTGGGTCGTCGAGGCAAGCCTCGCGTTACGCCAAGGCGAGTTCTGGCGTCTAAGTTTAGCCAGTGTGGACAAAGACCCTTCCCTGTCGGTCGAAATCGGACGGAGCGAATCATGGAACGATTTGTCAAAGAGACGCGCATCAACACGACCCCTGAGAAGCTGTACGAGTGGCATATGCAGCCGGGCGCCTTCGATAAACTGGTGCCGCCTTGGCAAAAGGTCGAGGTGCTCGAGCGACCCAAAAAGCTCAAAGAGGGCGCGGTGCTGTTGATGAAGGTCTACGCCGGCCCCATCGGGGTGCGGTGGGTGGCGCGGCACCAGGACTTTGTCGAGGGGCGCCAATTCGTCGACGACCAGGTGCACGGGCCGTTCGAGTCGTGGACGCACACCCACGAGTTCCTGCCCGACGGACATGGCGGGGCCATCTTGCGCGATTCCATCGACTACGAGCTTCCGGCGGGCAAGTTGGGCGAGGTCTTCGGAAGTTGGTTTGCGCGTCGAATGCTCGAGCGCATGTTCAACTACCGCCACGAGAAGACCGCCGCGGAACTCGAGGGAGACCAGACGTCGGCGGTCCCGCCGAATTGGAAGGACGAGTCGAGCCGCGCCCAACCGAACAGGCATAAGGATGGATGACCGCGACTTTGTCTATTTCCTGCAATGGGCGCTGCCGAAGATGGGCATGCGTTGGGCGGGGTTTCGCAAGGTGCGCGGGCAGGCCAAAAAGCGCGTGAGCCGGCGCATGGCCGAGCTGGGCGTGGGGAGTCTCGACGCGTATCAGCGACACCTCGAAGAGGACGAGTCAGAGTGGGCTGTGCTCGACGAGATGTGCCACATCACCATCTCGCGGTTCTACCGTGACCGTGGCGTGTTCGAGTTTTTGGGCGGCACGGTGCTTCCGGAGCTCGCCGAGGCGGCCAAAAGGCAGGGGAGAGGGCGGCTGCGGGCGTGGAGTGCAGGGTGTGCGTCGGGCGAGGAGCCGTACACGCTCAGCCTTGTGTGGGAGTTCGAGTTGGCGAAGCGTTTTGGGGAGCTCGAGCTGGACATCGTGGCCACCGACGCCGACGAGCACATGCTCGAGCGAGCCCGGCGGGCTTGTTATCCGGAGGGAAATTTGGCGGAGTTGCCGGAGGGTTGGCGCGAGGAGGCCTTCGAGCCGGTCGAGGGTGAGTACTGCCTGGGCGCCCGGTTTCGCGAGCGGGTTGAGCTGCGCCTCGAAGATGTGCGCGAGACGCAGCCCGACGGGCCGTTCGATGTGGTCTTGTGCCGCAATCTGGCGTTTATGTACTTCGACCACGACACGCAGATGGCGGTGCTCGACGCGATCGGCGAGCGCCTGGTGCCGCGGGGTGCGCTGGTCGTGGGCGCCCACGACACGCTCCCTGAGGGCTACAACATGGTCCCTGAGAGCCGCGACATGGTCCCTGAGTGCCACGACACGGTCTCTGAGAGCCGTCGGTCGTTCGAGCCTTGGAACGAGGGCCGTCGCGTTTTTCGGCTTACCTCATGAATCGCAGTCCTGGCGCTCGTCGGCGATCTGGAAGCGGACGGGCTTTTCGGTCGCGGGGATCGACTTGGCGTCGATGATCGGTCGAAGATCTTTGGTCACCGGGCAGCCTGCGCCGGGTCCCGTCAGCTTGACACCCACGATTATTTCGGCGTGCGTCTCGATGACCGAGGCGATGACGATCTTGCGAAGGCTGCTGCCGGCACCTTCGATGGCGAGCAGCACGTCCTTTTGGGCGAAATCGACGTTCGGCGTGACCAGCTTCTCAGGGAACATGTTGGCCGACGGAATGTAGTACATGCCCGGCTCGGGCAGGTCGGTGGCCATGGCGCCCTCGATGGCGACGTCCTCTAGCGGGAGTTCGCGGCCTTGGGTGAGCGCGAGGGTGTCCTCGTAGGTGTCGGGCAGCGGCTCGTAGATGCGAGCGCGCGCCGAGGCCTGGCTCGAGGGTGCCTCGGTAGCGGTATCAGGGACCTTTTCTGACGGTTCTTGTTCCGATGTTTTTGGGGTCATATCTTGGCTCGTTTCGGCCGTTTGGGCCGGCGCTTCGTCGGGGGCGGCCGACGGGCCGGCGCAGGCGATGAGCGGGATAAAGCTGGCGAGCAGAAGAAGTTTGATGGGAGACGGCATGGCGTTGCTCGGGTCTGAAGTGTCTGAGTCGACAGGCGTCACAGGATCGGACGTGCTGCCGGGGAAAAAATTCGTTGCATGGTCGTCACAGGAGGCCGGCGGCGCACTGATCGAGCAGCTCGTCGAGACGGTCGAAGGTCTGCTGATTGTCCTGTCGCTCGTAGTTGGCCAGAGCAGCCCGGTAGTCGGGCAGCTTGCCGAGAAAGTGCTCGATGGCGGCCGCGTCGAGTTCCTCGTAGTAGGTGCCGTAGCCGAGCTTGTCGAGGTAGCGCGCGTTCATGAGTTGCTCGAATTGGCTGCGCACCGGGGTCGCCAGGTACGGCTTGCCCAGGTGCACGGCCTCCCCCACCAGCGTAAAGCCTGCCGAGGCGATGACACCGCGGCAGCTGGCCAGATCTTCGACAAATTGGGTGTCACTGAAGGGGCGATAGGTGAGATTGCCCTCGACCTGGTCCTCGGTGATGTCGCGGCGAAGGCCGTAGATGTAGACGGGCACGTCGAGCTGCTCGAGCATCGCCGGCAGGGTCTGAAAGGTCTCTGAGGTCTGATAGACCAGCAGATGATCGCCGTCGGACGGCTCGGCTTCGACGATCGAAGGGCGCAGGATCGGGGGCACGAGCGTGGTGCGTTCTTTTCGCAGGGGCGGATGGAAAAAGGTGGTGATGAGGTAGTGGGCAGCGCGCGGGGTGCGAGCCTTGACGACGGACTTGGCTAGCTGGAAGTCGTCTTCGAGCCCGGCAATGATGTCGTCGTCGTGCTCGCAGCGGTTGATGATCTGGATATTATCGAGGCAAATCACGGGCACGCTGTACATCTTGCCGAACGCCCAGCTCCAGGTCTCGAAGTCGCTGATGACGGCGTCGGGGGAGAACTTCGCTTCGACCTCGAAGAAGCGGCGCACGTTGTCTGGGAAGCCCGACAAGGCCCCTTTGAGGTTGTGGCGAGCGGTGAGCCGCTTCTTGACCTCGTTGTCCTGCATGACCATCGAGAGGCCCCAGATCTCGCTGATGTCGCCGAAGCGCTCGCGCAGGTAATCGACCGCGCGGCCGGAGGCGACCAGGTGGACCTCGTGGCCGTCGGCCCGAAGCTTTTCGACCACGACCGAACTGCGAATGGCGTGGCCCATGCCATCGCCGACGACGCCGTACAAAATCTTCAAAACAACCTCACGTGTAGAACTGTCGAGCGCAGTGTTTCAGACGACGGCGACGCTGAAAAGTCCATCCTTACAAAACAGAAATCACCCCCCGATCTCAACCCACCCAAAACAAGGTCTCAGACACCGTGTTGTGTAGCATTCATGGGCGTATGAGCGCGATCTTGGGGCGTCCATTTGGTCGCTCCTTCGCAAGAAATTTTGCCCCAACACGCAACGAAATGGCCCGTTCTGCCGAAAACCGTAATGAGGGATGTTTGACTACCTTTACCTACGGAGGCTGACATGGGTTACCCACTGCGAGAGCAAAAGGCGGACGCGTTCTACGACATCTGCAACCGTACCCACCAGCAGTTCTACGGGCTGTTGCCCAGCGAGGAGGTCAACAAGAT
It encodes:
- a CDS encoding DUF808 domain-containing protein, with protein sequence MAGTSLLALIDDIATLLDDVSVMTKVAAKKTAGLVGDDLAVNAEQVTGFAAEREWPVIWAVAKGATLNKIILIPAALLISAFLPWAIVPLLMLGGAFLCYEGFHKVHHKLFHHEEEKHEKEDLRKAFRDQKVDLVAFEEKKIKGAIRTDFILSAEIIVIALGAIAGPLSEKTYQFGGMSEATSELLVELGVLSVVGLGVVLVVYGLVAGIVKIDDLGLKLSKRGGGIGSFGDFLVDAAPKLMKGLGIVGTVAMFLVGGGIFSHNIEPIHHLFHDIAHATGPASGVVAILLDGVLGVIAGALILAVVVAGKKLYDSVLG
- a CDS encoding MJ1255/VC2487 family glycosyltransferase, whose amino-acid sequence is MKILYGVVGDGMGHAIRSSVVVEKLRADGHEVHLVASGRAVDYLRERFGDISEIWGLSMVMQDNEVKKRLTARHNLKGALSGFPDNVRRFFEVEAKFSPDAVISDFETWSWAFGKMYSVPVICLDNIQIINRCEHDDDIIAGLEDDFQLAKSVVKARTPRAAHYLITTFFHPPLRKERTTLVPPILRPSIVEAEPSDGDHLLVYQTSETFQTLPAMLEQLDVPVYIYGLRRDITEDQVEGNLTYRPFSDTQFVEDLASCRGVIASAGFTLVGEAVHLGKPYLATPVRSQFEQLMNARYLDKLGYGTYYEELDAAAIEHFLGKLPDYRAALANYERQDNQQTFDRLDELLDQCAAGLL
- a CDS encoding phosphatase PAP2 family protein, translating into MSTTQPHPTDDRWAATSFLSRCKDRFLKGWHDLPEDAAKHWLIVFAGGFALCLVLMGGMASGVKALSGGTHFAWEPNLLRWFEDSVPAAAAQWMSVLGNSIMLWPMMIFAAGMAAWRKKPLTALSIFPGYPVTQLIVFAGWWVWSRSSPTFLATSSTAKAFNAFPSGHVAHAVFAFGILSYLWWRVSDRPGEKLVAILVWIALAGSVSWGRVATAAHWPTDVLAAWVIGLAWLLVQVVALRIAEPRS
- a CDS encoding SRPBCC family protein, with the protein product MERFVKETRINTTPEKLYEWHMQPGAFDKLVPPWQKVEVLERPKKLKEGAVLLMKVYAGPIGVRWVARHQDFVEGRQFVDDQVHGPFESWTHTHEFLPDGHGGAILRDSIDYELPAGKLGEVFGSWFARRMLERMFNYRHEKTAAELEGDQTSAVPPNWKDESSRAQPNRHKDG
- a CDS encoding BaiN/RdsA family NAD(P)/FAD-dependent oxidoreductase — encoded protein: MTDIWDAIIIGGGAAGFYGAITCANALPRRARVLIVERARRVLQKVKISGGGRCNVTHDCFDPKRMATHYPRGNKALIGPLHRFGVRETVRWFTARGVELKTEADGRMFPTTDDSQTVIDCLQDAADRAGVELWTSAGVEAITPIDEGFELALRDGRTVRTRTVLLATGGTRSTSGASLARSLGHELIPPVPSLFTFHIDDPRIEGLQGLSVDHVEVEVVGEPLANDGPLLVTHWGMSGPAILKLSAWGARELHALDYTFDLQVNWLPGVDCEQRFHKLRADWGKRQVGSRSPFDQLPKRLWERLVDAAEIDPERRWAELSKKKSRALGRHLTRAEFSVTGKSTNKDEFVTCGGVPTDEVDMRTMESRITPGVYFAGELLDIDGVTGGFNFQNAWTTGHLAGQAMAEAAG
- a CDS encoding CheR family methyltransferase; this encodes MDDRDFVYFLQWALPKMGMRWAGFRKVRGQAKKRVSRRMAELGVGSLDAYQRHLEEDESEWAVLDEMCHITISRFYRDRGVFEFLGGTVLPELAEAAKRQGRGRLRAWSAGCASGEEPYTLSLVWEFELAKRFGELELDIVATDADEHMLERARRACYPEGNLAELPEGWREEAFEPVEGEYCLGARFRERVELRLEDVRETQPDGPFDVVLCRNLAFMYFDHDTQMAVLDAIGERLVPRGALVVGAHDTLPEGYNMVPESRDMVPECHDTVSESRRSFEPWNEGRRVFRLTS